In the Colletotrichum lupini chromosome 1, complete sequence genome, one interval contains:
- a CDS encoding mannosyltransferase → MFSRHDSQPRQTLITAFVAWKALLLAIALGSAVAPSYDTSTTLMLQRNESDVSLVTRLTRWDALYFTQSARRGYVFEQEWAFNAGLPLVVSGLIRVARLLGFEGDETGASEAAFSIVIAHVAHLFAALVLYELTIKLFTRPRLAFLSALLHILSPAGLFLSAPYAESLCAFFSFAGYYVLASASTSIKGSFPWVTAQILAGVIFGLATASRSNGLLNGLPFAVECLMILPPLLASPMSLKNIAALFGSVTGGLLVATGSVVPQALAWLRYCSGASEARAWCERTVPSIYSFVQEHYWDVGLFRYWTLSNVPLFVLAAPVLGLLMVSGWEVINRPSGLARSPTAEKQRQGQSGTKSVLVGSMAAAQLLLAALAITTYHVQIITRIASGYAVWYWWVAGCLLDHGANGKRRDVGGKVVIFSVMYAMIQGVLFASFLPPA, encoded by the exons ATGTTCTCCCGCCATGACTCTCAACCCCGTCAGACCTTGATCACCGCTTTCGTCGCCTGGAAGGCCCTCCTACTGGCCATCGCCCTCGGCAGCGCTGTGGCGCCATCTTACGATACTTCGACGACCTTGATGCTCCAGCGCAATGAGTCCGACGTCTCCCTCGTCACCCGCCTGACGCGCTGGGACGCTCTCTACTTCACTCAATCCGCCAGACGCGGCTACGTGTTCGAACAGGAGTGGGCTTTCAACGCTGGTCTGCCACTCGTCGTCTCGGGCCTGATCCGGGTCGCGCGCCTGCTTGGCTTCGAGGGCGATGAAACCGGCGCGTCGGAAGCTGCCTTCAGCATCGTGATCGCTCACGTAGCTCATCTATTCGCCGCTCTCGTGCTGTACGAGCTGACCATCAAGCTCTTTACTCGACCTCGATTGGCATTCCTGTCCGCCTTGCTCCACATTTTGTCTCCGGCTGGCCTATTCCTTTCGGCACCCTACGCAGAGAGTCTTTGCGCCTTCTTCTCTTTCGCCGGCTACTACGTGCTCGCATCGGCGTCGACCTCCATCAAGGGGTCGTTTCCATGGGTCACAGCTCAGATCTTGGCCGGCGTCATCTTTGGTCTCGCGACGGCCTCTCGGTCAAACGGCCTCCTGAACGGCCTCCCCTTCGCCGTCGAGTGTCTAATGATCCTGCCCCCGCTGCTGGCCAGCCCTATGAGCTTGAAAAATATTGCGGCTCTGTTTGGTTCTGTCACAGGCGGGCTCCTCGTGGCAACGGGGTCCGTTGTACCACAAGCGCTTGCTTGGCTGCGATACTGTTCCGGCGCATCCGAGGCGCGCGCATGGTGTGAGCGGACCGTGCCCAGCATCTATTCCTTTGTACAGGAACATTACTG GGACGTTGGCTTGTTCCGTTATTGGACGCTATCGAACGTTCCTCTGTTCGTTCTTGCCGCGCCGGTGCTGGGACTCCTCATGGTGTCCGGGTGGGAAGTCATCAACAGGCCTTCGGGGTTGGCGCGGAGTCCGACGGCGGAGAAGCAGCGACAAGGGCAGAGTGGCACGAAGTCGGTTTTAGTAGGTTCCATGGCCGCTGCCCAACTTCTGCTTGCCGCCTTGGCGATCACGACGTACCATGTCCAGATCATCACTAGGATCGCGTCTGGGTATGCGGTGTGGTACTGGTGGGTTGCCGGTTGCCTGCTGGACCACGGCGCCAACGGCAAGAGACGGGACGTGGGCGGCAAAGTTGTCATTTTTTCGGTAATGTACGCCATGATTCAGGGTGTGTTGTTTGCGTCGTTTCTACCGCCTGCTTGA
- a CDS encoding C4-dicarboxylate transporter/malic acid transporter has protein sequence MAAADEPTNVVSKASTRTRDEGQISDEPPQNALMATLSRTKSRTNTLLEKVSLRERIHHFTFAWYTLTMSTGGIALLIAETPHRFRGLDTIGLIVFLLDIVLIFLITLALCLRFSFFRKTPAKAITHPSESLFIPTFFLSIAAALSNIQHYAVPKCGPWLIVTLRVCFWIYLVVTFFASVGMYHLLFTGRRRLSLDSMTPAWILPIFPVMLSGTLAGFMASSQPPNQAAAMLGAGLAAQGLGFLVSAFMYATYLSRLMTIGLPVQRPGMFIAVGPPSFTAAALVAMGANVPRLIASEGSIISDSLRDAAYLYGMENPGTVAFAVRAVALFTAVFLWGLSFWFFSSACLSTMFGMPDHSFHLSWWSFVFPNVGFTIATIRIGEAFGNEGLLWLATVFTIALVAVWLFVGFCCARAVIRRKLVWPGRDEDSD, from the exons ATGGCTGCCGCTGACGAACCTACAA ATGTCGTCTCCAAGGCCTCGACCCGAACCAGGGACGAGGGCCAAATCTCAGACGAGCCGCCTCAGAATGCCCTCATGGCCACCCTCTCCCGCACAAAGAGCAGAACCAACACCCTTCTGGAAAAGGTCTCTCTGCGCGAACGCATACATCATTTCACTTTTGCATGGTACACCCTAAC CATGTCAACAGGCGGCATCGCCCTCCTCATCGCCGAGACTCCCCATCGATTCCGCGGGCTAGACACGATAGGTCTCATCGTCTTCCTTCTCGACATTGTTCTCATCTTCCTCATTACGTTGGCCCTTTGCCTCcgcttctccttcttccgaAAGACGCCAGCAAAAGCCATCACGCACCCTTCAGAATCCCTCTTTATCCCGACCTTCTTCCTCTCCATCGCTGCCGCCCTTTCCAACATTCAACACTACGCTGTTCCGAAATGTGGTCCATGGCTCATCGTCACCTTGAGAGTGTGTTTCTGGATCTACCTCGTGGTCACCTTCTTCGCCTCCGTCGGCATGTACCACCTCCTCTTCACCGGCCGCAGAAGACTGTCACTAGATAGCATGACTCCGGCCTGGATTCTGCCCATCTTTCCCGTCATGCTATCAGGTACGCTAGCTGGCTTCATGGCCTCCTCGCAGCCGCCAAATCAAGCCGCTGCTATGCTAGGCGCAGGTCTCGCGGCTCAGGGGCTGGGTTTCCTCGTCTCAGCTTTCATGTACGCGACGTATCTGTCCAGACTCATGACCATTGGCCTCCCCGTCCAACGCCCCGGAATGTTCATCGCAGTCGGACCGCCGAGTTTCACCGCCGCAGCCTTGGTAGCCATGGGTGCCAACGTGCCCCGGCTCATCGCTTCCGAGGGATCCATCATCTCCGATTCCCTCCGCGATGCGGCTTATCTGTACGGCATGGAAAATCCAGGCACCGTCGCTTTCGCCGTAAGGGCCGTCGCTCTCTTCACCGCCGTCTTTCTGTGGGGTCTGTCGTTCTGGTTCTTCTCATCCGCCTGTCTCTCTACGATGTTTGGGATGCCCGATCACTCCTTTCACCTCAGCTGGTGGAGTTTCGTATTCCCCAACGTCGGCTTCACCATTGCCACTATCCGCATAGGCGAGGCTTTCGGCAATGAGGGCTTGCTGTGGTTGGCCACGGTGTTCACCATTGCGCTGGTCGCCGTTTGGCTGTTTGTTGGCTTTTGCTGTGCCCGTGCCGTCATCAGGAGAAAACTCGTATGGCCTGGCCGGGACGAGGACAGCGACTAA
- a CDS encoding GPI mannosyltransferase — MDETPGPQPSNHAAALSAASTAHYLSSHFASVDTISRSNSPGPPYTKNDEDDKKRYRPRTFSYFNHLPFPVEEESQRDAALAGILKHLYIAIKAEDFSPGALHWTRELTGWLNLKFEMTRELRSTLAKLYYHLCLAPGLEPSTADRFLRMVVILTRKYHYLKPVDDLLLDWRPLWREIKALVLPSEVASHQTNRRRSQKQLWKLCLHAQTYFDPKDRKEMLDEFLPYFSTSDVSNAYIVVGTINALLPTDAAPENVPCSQPQEFMPTLFHLWSLISRSKSFDVFFIDLYSRMARDFLQASNTSFDAHGIFTREQSDWIFTAILRLTEIPVGQSNSPYSTLDYSSGLGLYLEKDKKKYPTAYMIARWIVYSLSPKCLEQESSILASLEGLLEAIDTFYHPSNVGSWTTFLGQFTVYLTDIFVSRWNREKSGELDTPEDRKITPALKQRFVSALKEVTYMGLFSKSNRVAHYYYASLQGLAYLEPNLILPGALQRFYPSLQGLVEVHRTTSSLNGLQMIANVMSKTKGFRCHITALLALALPGIDANDLGKTQYTLNFFQSVAYSIPMVPLVKDGDYVHDTSLAMQWVQGEMERMEREGQDIKLDYETELTDEDEANVLRSSTAGLGEFVIALLGKVFTLLENLPDASHIRGGTPEDNVINALPAALSPLFASLSPELFDTALEKLASFVSTHVVHQARDAMAWILNALCKVNPEKTLKVFIPMLIVNIRNEIDFNHAASDRSSGTDYLPRDRALVWHVSMLGMAVVHVGNEVLKYQTELHDIAKYMQEKCRGLPTIHISNYIHHLLLNLTHTYPIDTALYEPDIIKRGLDVTDWGKTTSPADLTIKWHRPSAGEVQFALELFDSQTKAATKKLDLLMSEKPPVSRTGKNKEWSDEVSRLFQQIRLVISGVATLFDAHRASGESPNGHSSVDGEGDTEMNDDDPLAEAAEDEETRPQYRYDAGYLLTVEDPAYHKLHELREDVGQLLCRSHEFLNQNQEDDVSCFTTLYAAYRTWITDVGIERSAHPLERHLRLYKSDISAFKISGLRKVYPRPLLIKRADAYQLLRVKHNASARQKSDLDKQLLLNLAQSSVSPYADVRRVAQSALDSSLKALIGGRPLVIPILLDRLRVALDDVDHDRIKGAMYTLFFTSLLRTMVKDWRFAPDALKLYLRAGNIDKPSIQQLNATALFPLLDFGKPFERMIIVNQDFVEKIRPSDDCSKAIDSRHNFIVQRRERVEKKKLALGLELTEMARAAHWKIASRCAIFASNMCLRFDTVAPPEFIALVTEGINDTHPGLRSSYMAAFTSVFEAVEMRAAYDHTYRNYLLEKEKDRNKIMIEVPKGDAAFTQKYLDAFAGSPETAEYMVDSDHPGWLVWGKKFLASRAKPMPFTDYDDTETAVRKQIGQLITKEWLKTCFEYLKQEPRDANADRFRMGNVYMLMHVFDLMHYGGTAIKLDDVKELTIEVYGDGSDKHQHRATAEIIAALLCGSSDDPPEFRDKVWGFAAPLMLKVLNEDLTPENLQYWVSCLHLTVDPKDPRRSHELVDALSSFRLDMSSNAAFKESSKVQVLEFIITDSGWHFRHEKPILADFLAHIDHPYKTVREAMGRVIATIYRTRYHESFENVDKLLEANKSASSLGLRPYEASKEFSETVLEIFDRLEKWRHERTPGQQTPSSYTSGSKTVLTWLDSTLSSQECTQLMPFFPEPFMEQLLHMMDVKEDPELMRLAYHVYRHLPNIPFRIGEDGAFIDALVRIGKSATSWHQRLRSMVNMQVIYFRRLFLIEKKQRDILFNAVSDMLADPQLEVRSCASATLAGMIRCSPKQIRDPTIDLLKKRFENDLRLNPMPKRKLPGTETPVDNNKQIVRRHAAVLGLGALIEAFPYATPPPSWMPEVLQILATRAASDPGVVGKATKSILSDFKKTRQDSWSVDQKYFTSEQLEDLEGVLWKSYFA; from the exons ATGGACGAGACACCGGGGCCGCAGCCCTCCAACCATGCCGCTGCCTTGTCTGCTGCCTCTACCGCACACTACCTGTCCAGCCACTTCGCCTCCGTCGATACAATCTCAAGATCAAACTCCCCCGGTCCGCCCTACACAAAGAACGACGAGGACGACAAGAAGCGATACCGCCCCCGCACATTTAGCTACTTCAATCACCTGCCCTTTCCTGTCGAAGAGGAATCACAGCGCGATGCTGCTCTGGCCGGTATTCTCAAGCACCTATACATCGCCATCAAGGCTGAAGACTTTAGCCCCGGTGCTTTGCACTGGACAAGAGAGCTCACAGGGTGGCTGAATCTCAAGTTCGAGATGACGCGAGAGCTTCGCTCAACCTTGGCCAAGCTCTACTATCACCTGTGCCTCGCCCCAGGCCTTGAGCCAAGTACTGCCGACCGCTTCTTGCGCATGGTTGTCATCTTGACGAG AAAGTACCACTACCTCAAACCCGTCGATGACCTCCTACTCGATTGGCGCCCCTTATGGCGCGAGATCAAGGCCCTGGTGCTCCCCTCAGAGGTGGCTTCACACCAGACAAACAGGCGCCGCTCCCAAAAGCAGTTGTGGAAGCTATGCCTCCATGCTCAGACATACTTCGACCCCAAGGACCGCAAAGAAATGCTCGACGAGTTCCTGCCCTACTTTAGCACCTCAGATGTCTCCAACGCCTATATCGTCGTCGGAACCATCAACGCGCTACTTCCCACCGATGCTGCCCCCGAAAACGTGCCGTGCTCCCAGCCGCAAGAGTTCATGCCCACACTATTCCACCTGTGGTCTTTGATCTCGAGATCCAAGAGCTTCGATGTCTTCTTCATTGACCTCTACTCTCGCATGGCAAGAGACTTTTTGCAAGCCTCCAATACATCATTCGATGCCCACGGCATCTTTACCAGGGAACAGTCTGATTGGATTTTTACGGCTATTCTTCGCTTGACAGAGATTCCGGTCGGCCAGTCCAACTCACCATACTCGACTCTCGACTACTCGTCAGGCTTGGGCCTGTATCTCGAGAAGGACAAGAAGAAATACCCCACGGCTTACATGATTGCCCGGTGGATTGTCTACTCCTTGTCGCCCAAGTGCTTGGAGCAAGAAAGCTCCATTCTGGCGAGTCTCGAGGGCCTTTTAGAAGCCATCGACACCTTCTACCACCCCTCCAACGTGGGATCATGGACCACCTTTTTGGGACAGTTTACAGTATACCTAACAGATATCTTTGTGTCTCGTTGGAACCGCGAAAAGAGCGGCGAACTGGATACGCCAGAGGATCGCAAGATCACTCCCGCCTTGAAGCAACGATTCGTGTCTGCGCTCAAGGAGGTCACATACATGGGACTGTTCTCCAAGAGTAACAGAGTTGCGCATTACTATTACGCGTCGCTTCAAGGATTGGCATACCTCGAGCCCAATCTCATCCTACCTGGAGCTTTGCAGCGATTTTACCCAAGTTTGCAGGGTCTCGTTGAAGTACACCGGACAACGTCAAGTCTGAACGGCCTGCAAATGATTGCCAACGTCATGTCCAAGACCAAAGGCTTCCGTTGCCACATTACTGCTCTTCTGGCTCTTGCCCTTCCTGGTATTGATGCCAACGACTTGGGCAAGACACAGTACACATTGAACTTCTTCCAAAGTGTCGCCTATAGCATTCCCATGGTGCCTCTCGTCAAGGACGGCGATTATGTCCACGACACCAGCCTGGCCATGCAATGGGTTCAGGGTGAGATGGAGCGCATGGAGCGTGAGGGCCAGGATATCAAACTGGACTACGAAACTGAACTTACCGATGAGGATGAAGCAAACGTCCTTAGATCATCAACAGCGGGACTCGGCGAGTTCGTCATCGCCCTCTTGGGCAAAGTCTTTACACTGTTGGAGAATCTGCCCGATGCGTCCCATATCCGGGGGGGCACGCCGGAAGACAATGTTATTAACGCGTTGCCGGCAGCTCTCTCACCTCTCTTCGCATCGCTGTCCCCTGAGCTTTTCGACACGGCCCTCGAGAAGCTCGCCTCCTTCGTTTCGACCCATGTCGTCCATCAGGCCAGAGACGCCATGGCCTGGATTCTCAACGCCCTCTGCAAGGTGAACCCGGAAAAGACTCTCAAGGTCTTCATTCCCATGCTCATTGTCAATATTCGAAATGAGATTGACTTCAATCATGCTGCATCAGACCGAAGCAGCGGTACTGACTACTTGCCGAGAGATCGCGCTCTCGTTTGGCACGTAAGCATGCTGGGTATGGCTGTTGTGCATGTTGGTAATGAGGTTTTGAAGTATCAGACCGAGCTCCATGACATCGCCAAATACATGCAAGAGAAGTGCCGTGGTTTGCCCACCATTCACATTTCCAACTACATTCACCACCTGCTATTGAACTTGACACACACCTATCCCATTGACACCGCTTTGTATGAGCCCGACATCATTAAGCGCGGACTCGACGTCACCGACTGGGGAAAGACAACCTCTCCGGCTGACCTCACAATCAAGTGGCATCGTCCTTCGGCCGGAGAAGTACAGTTTGCCCTGGAGCTGTTCGATTCTCAGACCAAAGCAGCTACAAAGAAGCTGGATCTCTTGATGAGCGAAAAGCCCCCAGTTAGCCGAACGGGAAAGAACAAGGAGTGGTCCGATGAGGTCTCCCGATTGTTCCAACAAATCAGGTTGGTGATCTCGGGAGTGGCAACATTGTTCGATGCGCATCGCGCCTCCGGCGAGAGCCCGAATGGTCATTCCAGTGTCGACGGCGAAGGCGACACGGAAATGAACGACGATGATCCTCTTGCCGAGGCGGCCGAGGACGAGGAAACGCGACCTCAATACCGCTATGATGCTGGATATCTCCTCACTGTCGAAGATCCTGCCTACCACAAGCTGCATGAGCTAAGAGAAGACGTCGGACAGCTGCTATGCCGGAGTCACGAATTCCTCAACCAAAACCAAGAAGACGATGTCTCTTGCTTCACGACGCTATATGCGGCCTATCGAACCTGGATTACCGACGTCGGCATCGAGCGGTCAGCCCATCCACTCGAAAGACACCTTCGCCTCTACAAGTCCGACATCTCTGCATTTAAGATCAGTGGCCTTCGCAAGGTTTACCCAAGACCGTTGCTGATCAAGCGAGCGGATGCATATCAACTTCTACGTGTCAAACACAACGCATCGGCGCGACAGAAGAGCGACCTGGATAAACAACTCTTGCTTAATCTCGCCCAGTCGTCTGTTTCGCCTTACGCTGATGTCAGGCGTGTCGCACAAAGCGCCCTCGACTCATCTCTCAAGGCCCTGATTGGCGGTCGGCCTCTTGTGATTCCAATTCTTCTGGACAGACTCCGGGTGGCTTTGGACGATGTTGATCACGATCGCATCAAGGGCGCCATGTATACCCTATTCTTCACCAGCTTATTGAGGACGATGGTCAAGGACTGGAGATTTGCTCCGGACGCGCTCAAGCTATACCTTCGTGCCGGGAACATCGATAAGCCCAGCATCCAGCAACTCAACGCGACGGCTCTCTTCCCTCTGCTGGACTTTGGCAAGCCCTTTGAGCGTATGATCATCGTCAACCAAGACTTTGTCGAGAAGATTCGACCTTCAGACGACTGCTCCAAAGCTATCGATAGCCGTCACAACTTCATTGTTCAACGTCGAGAGCGTgtcgagaagaagaagcttgCGCTAGGCTTGGAGTTGACCGAAATGGCCAGAGCAGCTCACTGGAAGATTGCGTCTCGATGCGCAATCTTTGCCAGCAACATGTGCTTGCGCTTCGATACGGTCGCGCCCCCTGAGTTCATCGCTTTGGTGACGGAGGGTATCAACGACACTCATCCTGGCTTGCGGTCCAGCTACATGGCTGCATTTACCAGCGTTTTCGAAGCTGTAGAGATGCGTGCAGCTTATGACCACACCTACCGCAATTACCTGCTTGAGAAGGAAAAGGACCGGAACAAGATCATGATTGAGGTCCCCAAAGGCGATGCAGCTTTCACGCAGAAGTACCTGGACGCCTTTGCGGGCAGTCCCGAGACCGCAGAGTACATGGTCGATTCCGATCATCCTGGATGGTTGGTTTGGGGCAAGAAGTTCCTCGCATCCCGTGCGAAACCTATGCCTTTCACCGACTACGACGATACGGAGACAGCTGTCCGAAAGCAGATCGGCCAACTGATCACGAAGGAGTGGCTGAAGACCTGTTTTGAGTACCTCAAGCAGGAACCTCGCGATGCGAACGCTGACAGATTCCGTATGGGCAATGTGTACATGCTGATGCACGTGTTTGATCTCATGCACTATGGGGGCACAGCGATCAAGCTCGATGACGTCAAAGAACTCACCATTGAAGTCTATGGCGATGGTAGCGACAAGCACCAGCACCGTGCTACGGCAGAGATCATTGCGGCGCTTCTCTGCGGATCGAGCGATGATCCGCCCGAGTTCCGCGATAAAGTATGGGGATTTGCCGCGCCTCTGATGCTGAAGGTACTTAACGAGGACCTTACACCCGAGAACTTGCAGTACTGGGTCTCATGCTTGCATCTTACGGTTGACCCGAAAGATCCGCGTAGGTCGCACGAGCTTGTTGATGCACTGAGTTCTTTCCGGCTGGACATGTCTTCCAATGCTGCCTTCAAGGAGTCAAGCAAGGTCCAGGTACTAGAATTCATCATCACGGACTCGGGCTGGCATTTCCGCCACGAGAAACCTATCCTCGCAGATTTCCTCGCGCACATTGATCACCCCTACAAGACAGTGAGAGAAGCCATGGGCCGTGTCATTGCCACCATCTATCGAACCCGCTATCACGAATCTTTCGAGAATGTCGACAAGTTGCTGGAAGCCAACAAGTCGGCTTCATCTCTCGGTCTTCGCCCATACGAGGCAAGCAAGGAGTTTTCTGAGACTGTGCTCGAGATCTTCGATCGTCTCGAGAAGTGGCGGCATGAGCGTACTCCCGGTCAACAGACACCTTCGTCCTACACCAGTGGTTCAAAGACTGTCTTGACATGGCTTGACAGTACGTTGTCATCACAGGAATGCACCCAGTTGATGCCGTTCTTCCCCGAACCTTTCATGGAACAGCTTCTACACATGATGGACGTCAAGGAGGATCCCGAGCTTATGAGGCTCGCCTACCACGTTTACCGTCATCTACCGAACATTCCTTTCAGAATTGGTGAAGATGGGGCTTTCATTGATGCACTGGTCCGCATCGGCAAGTCTGCCACGAGCTGGCACCAGCGGCTGCGATCCATGGTCAACATGCAAGTGATTTACTTCCGTCGCCTATTCCTTATCGAAAAGAAGCAACGGGACATCCTGTTCAACGCCGTCAGCGATATGCTCGCCGACCCTCAACTCGAAGTCCGGTCTTGTGCCTCGGCCACCTTGGCCGGCATGATTCGATGCTCGCCAAAGCAAATTCGCGATCCCACCATTGATCTCCTCAAGAAACGCTTCGAAAACGATCTTCGGCTCAATCCGATGCCCAAGAGGAAGCTCCCGGGAACGGAGACCCCCGTCGATAACAACAAGCAGATTGTGCGTCGTCACGCCGCTGTACTGGGTCTCGGTGCCCTCATCGAGGCCTTCCCCTACgcgacgccgccgccgtcctgGATGCCGGAGGTGCTCCAAATTCTTGCTACCCGTGCTGCCAGTGACCCTGGCGTGGTTGGTAAGGCTACCAAATCAATCCTATCCGACTTCAAGAAGACAAGACAAGATAGCTGGAGTGTGGATCAAAAG TACTTCACATCAGAACAGCTTGAGGATTTGGAAGGTGTGCTTTGGAAGAGCTATTTTGCATAG